The following are encoded in a window of Colletotrichum lupini chromosome 3, complete sequence genomic DNA:
- a CDS encoding F-box domain-containing protein, producing the protein MDPPHITEFASERYFSKLNQLNESPATRDTQQLHQLRHPQTPSSQQYPSPPISSQSTSTFTLPLRTYKSNEGNTETPRPSDQKRTEKSRLFSLRSKVSILQNKSTSQVDHREQYTAFAKPKTQSLGQLFLALPTELQIQVISSLPLTDVLNLRRVSRSWHTIVTLNEAPIVRHHLEHHIPAYALRLYPSNDPTAANFHHLCGLWHRLHVAAKLSYLMCEWITKEIFLRTTESQRLEFAPQHERMRRRLIPLLFTLFHFFETYRKLHLQHILDHNGHGLLHEPYTLNPIEARIISMYDDQTLLRVHQVFPLVISSFCRRLRPPSYAGRVERSLRGYLKERPPDEVHVAILCVGGLRQVERLWEIKGYNSRRGAVDVWYNGVSKDSIDSTPKQRRGIMGMGRKKSSISVKDSTKSTQHDGISTRRASRASLDDPVDPDTNLVFNTSLAAGMPMGPLEREHVRHVLADLPSLQEIWLKTAEALILERGIVERTQDIKRNAQVMLELIRDDGIDEEDEWWYGRSTPESIRPPLEAIDEDAMDGA; encoded by the exons ATGGATCCGCCGCATATCACCGAGTTCGCTTCCGAGCGGTACTTCAGCAAACTCAATCAGCTCAATGAGTCCCCTGCGACCCGCGATACCCAGCAGCTTCACCAATTACGCCATCCTCAGACGCCATCCTCTCAACAGTATCCCTCTCCGCCGATATCATCTCAGTCTACCTCTACCTTTACTCTGCCGTTACGAACCTACAAGTCAAATGAAGGCAATACCGAGACTCCCCGACCCTCAGACCAGAAGCGTACCGAGAAGAGCCGACTCTTCAGCCTGCGATCCAAGGTCTCTATCCTCCAAAACAAGTCAACATCGCAGGTAGACCATCGCGAACAGTATACAGCGTTCGCGAAGCCAAAGAC TCAATCTCTCGGTCAATTGTTCCTAGCTCTACCTACTGAGCTTCAGATTCAAGTCATTTCATCGCTGCCATTGACGGACGTCCTAAATCTTCGCAGAGTCTCGAGATCCTGGCACACTATCGTGACATTAAATGAGGCGCCCATCGTTCGCCATCATCTAGAACATCACATCCCGGCATACGCCTTGCGTCTTTATCCATCTAACGACCCCACCGCCGCCAATTTCCATCACCTATGCGGCTTGTGGCATCGTTTGCACGTCGCCGCCAAATTGTCATACCTTATGTGCGAATGGATCACTAAAGAGATCTTCCTGCGAACGACGGAATCGCAGCGTCTCGAGTTCGCCCCTCAGCATGAACGTATGCGTCGTCGCTTGATACCGCTTCTTTTCACCTTATTCCATTTTTTCGAAACCTATCGAAAGCTGCACTTACAGCACATACTCGACCACAACGGTCATGGCTTACTGCACGAGCCATATACACTGAATCCGATCGAGGCTCGAATAATAAGCATGTACGACGACCAGACGCTTTTGCGAGTCCATCAAGTCTTCCCTCTGGTCATCTCGTCATTCTGCCGACGGCTACGCCCGCCATCTTATGCTGGCCGCGTTGAACGATCATTGCGAGGCTACTTGAAGGAAAGACCTCCAGATGAGGTTCACGTTGCCATTCTATGTGTTGGAGGCTTGCGACAAGTGGAGAGGCTTTGGGAGATCAAGGGCTATAACAGCAGGCGGGGAGCCGTTGATGTTTGGTACAATGGTGTCTCAAAGGACTCGATCGACTCTACCCCGAAACAGCGACGGGGTATCATGGGCATGGGCCGAAAGAAGTCCTCGATTTCGGTCAAAGATTCAACCAAGTCGACACAACACGACGGAATATCAACGCGCCGTGCCTCTCGGGCTTCTCTAGATGATCCAGTCGATCCCGATACGAACTTGGTATTCAACACAAGTCTAGCAGCCGGCATGCCCATGGGACCGCTGGAGCGTGAGCATGTCCGACACGTACTGGCTGACCTCCCTAGCTTACAAGAAATCTGGCTCAAAACTGCGGAAGCTTTGATATTGGAGCGGGGCATCGTTGAGCGTACCCAGGATATCAAACGCAATGCACAAGTAATGTTGGAATTAATTCGCGATGATGGCATTGACGAGGAGGATGAGTGGTGGTACGGACGAAGTACACCAGAATCCATTCGTCCTCCGCTCGAAGCGATAGACGAAGATGCTATGGACGGCGCATGA